The nucleotide sequence CAAGCGCAGCCGAAGAAGTAAGCGCCACTTCTCAAACGATGAGTCAAGGTGCAACGGAACAATCGGCTAACGTAGAAGAAACAAGCGCTTCTCTCGAAGAAATGACGGCGACGATTGAACAGAACGCGGACAATTCAAGACAGACTGAAGTAATGGCCTCCAGCATGGTTAACCATGCCAACGAAGGTGGAGAAGCCGTCCGTCTTGCGGTCCAAGCCATGAAAGATATCGCCGAAAAGATCACTTCCGTGGAAGATATAGCGTATCAAACCAACCTTCTTGCATTGAATGCAGCTATCGAAGCGGCCCGTGCAGGGGAACATGGAATGGGATTCGCAGTGGTAGCCAACGAGGTGAGAAAACTCGCTGAAAGAAGTCAAAGTTACGCGGGAGAGATCAGTCACTTCGCCAAAAATTCGGTGAATGTAGCCGAGAGAGCGGGAAGCTTAATCGAAGAGATCATCCCGAATATCACTAAAATTTCGGATCTGATCCGAGAAGTTTCCGCCGCAAGTCGAGAGCAAAAACAAGGAGTGGGACAAATCAATACGGCAATGAGCCAATTGGATCGTGTTACCCAACAAAATGCCGCCGCTTCCGAAGAGTTGTCCAGTATGGCGGAAGAGTTATCTGCCCAAGCCCAAGGTTTGCAGAAGGTGGTCCAACATTTCAAAATCAACGGTGTAGACGAAGTTTATTCCGGTTCCACTTTCGAGCCGGCATACGCGGGAAAATCTTCCGGCAGTTCAAAAGAACACCGAAACGGAAACCATGACTTCAATGAATCGAAGTTCGGAAGGTTCTAAGGAGATATTCCGATGAGAGCAATGCAAATTAATGCAAACCAATATCTCACTTTTCGACTGGGTCAGGACGAGTTTGGAGTGGAGATCCTTAAGGTAAGGGAGATCTTAGAATTTCGCGAACCTACAAGGGTCCCCAGAACATCCAAGTTCATCAGCGGGGTAATCAATCTTCGAGGGAACGTGGTCTCCGTAATGGACCTGGCAAAATTATTCCAGAGCCGCGACATTGAACCTACGAAGCGCACCTGTATTATCATTTTAGAAATCCCTAATGATGATAATAAGGTTATCGCCGGGATTTTAGTAGATTCGGTGAATGAGGTTGCGACAATACCCCCGGAAAGTGTGGATCCGGTTCCCGCTTTCGGAGCTAATATCAAGACCGATTTTATCCGAGGAATAGGAAAACTCGAGAACAGGGTGATCATACTTCTCAATCCGGCAATGATGCTTGATTTTAACGAAGTAATTTCCCTATACGAGAAAACTGAGGAAGAGATCGAAAACCTCGCTGCAGCAGGGTCATAAAGGATGAATGCGAACTTTACCCTAAGCCAATCCGAATTCGTTTCCTTTGCGACCCTAATTTTCAAATATACGGGCATCCGTATGGGTGAAAAGAAAAAGAACCTGATCGCTAGCCGTTTATCCAAGCGTGTACGAGCCCGTAATTGCAACTCTTACGGAGAATATCTGAATATAATTAGGGACGATCTAAATAAAGAAGAGAGAAATATTTTCATTAGTCTGATTACGACTCATGTGACCCATTTTTTTAGGGAACCTGCCCATTATAATTTCCTTGAAAGTATATTAGAAAATCGGAATAATTCTCCCACTAGGATCTGGAGCGCCGCCGCCTCCACCGGAGAAGAGGCATATAGCGCCGGATTGATCATGCAGGACAAATTGGGTACTGACAATTGGTCGATCCTTGGAACCGATATTTGCAATGATAGTATCGAAAAGGCAAGAAACGGATTTTATCCGCTTCAGGGTTCGGAACAGATACCGGAACATTATCTAAAACGTTATTGTCTGAAAGGAAAAGAGGAATTCACCGGGTATTTTACTTTTGCGAAGGAGATCCGATCCAGGATCCGTTTCGAAGTGGCAAACCTTACGACTCTCGACAAATTACCCGGAAGTTTCAAACCGAACATAGTTTTTCTAAGGAACGTAATGATCTATTTCGAAACGAAAGAAAAACAAATGATCATAGATATGATCGAATCCATTCTTTCTCCCGGAGCGATCCTTATTATAGGTCACTCTGAATCATTAACGGGCATTCGAAGTAATTTTAAATTAATACGGACTTCCGTTTATCAAAAAATATGAGCGGACGTTATTCTGTAATGATAGTGGACGACTCCGCAGTCGTTCGCCAGAATTTAACTACGATCTTAACAAAAGATCCGAATGTCTCGGAAATTTTTACCGCGTCGGATCCGATTTTCGCTCTCCAAAAAATGCAAAATTATTGGCCGGACGTAATCGTACTAGATATCGAAATGCCGAGAATGGATGGAATATCCTTTTTAAAAAAAATTATGGCGGAAAGACCTACTCCGATAGTGATCTGCTCCTCCCTAACTCAGGAAGGAGCTGCTGTCACGATGGAAGCTTTCAGCTCGGGAGCCGTGGATATCATTTCGAAACCGAAATTGAATGTAGGCGGTTTTTTGGAGGAATCCGCTGAGACATTCCTAAGGATTGTGCAGGCGGCTTCCCAATCAAGAATTTCCAAATTAGCGATCTCGAATACTAGCAAACCTCTACTAACTAAAAATCCTATCGACCATAAATTATCCGCGGATACCACATGGAAATTAGTCGCCATAGGAACTTCTACCGGAGGAACAAACGCGTTAGAAACGATCCTTACGGAACTTCCCCCTCTTTCCCCTCCGATCGCAATCGTACAACATATGCCTGAAAAATTCACCGCACAATTCGCCAAACGTTTGAATTCCATCTGCCAGGTAGGAGTAAAGGAAGCCGAACAAGGCGACGAGATCCCACCCGGAAGAGCAGTGATCGCTCCGGGAAACAGACATATGACCATTCGAATGAGCGGAGCAAGATTTTACGTGGATCTAAAAGACGGTCCCCCGATCAATCGGCATCGACCTTCCGTGGATGTACTTTTTCGTTCGGTTTCTCAACAGGTAGGAAAGAACTCAGTAGGGATCATCATGACAGGAATGGGAGATGACGGGGCTAGAGGATTATTAGAAATGAAAAGATCCGGTGCACACACCGTGGCCCAGGATGAATCTAGTTCCGTAGTGTTCGGAATGCCTAAGGAAGCAATTGAATTAGGAGCAGCGGAAGCGATACTTCCCTTAAGAAGAATGGCTTCCGAAATACTTTCGAAAGCCGGACATTCCGGAAGTCGATTCTAACGCTGAACAATCATCGGAAACTGCAAAGAAATACAAACTTCGCGTTCTTCTTTTTCGTAAATATTAGATTTTGTGACTGTAAAATAGACTCTGGCGTTCATATCTTCAGCCAACTTTCGAACGACAGGCAACCCTAGACCGATCCCGAATTCCTCTTTGGTATATCTTTCATCTACAGCTTTTTTTAGTCTGAAAAAGGGTTGGAATAGTGCGATCTCTTCGGAATTTTTACAGTCCAAATTCTCTATCTCTTTATAATTCGGAGGATTGATGAATTTCATTATAAAATTGTTATCTGTCCTAAGATAAAGAACGATGATCTCCGCACCATCGGGCGAATATTTCATACCATTTATGAGAATCTCTCTTACGATCGTTTTTAAAGCTTCTTTGCAGATAACGACTTTTTGAGATTCTAAGTTTTTCAAAACGGACATTACCACATTCTGCTTCTTGATCTGAAGCATATCATGCATATAATCCACTTGCTCGTCCACAAGATTCAAAATTTCGGCTAAGGATAATTCTTCCGTGTTCAGATAATTTTCTTCAAAAACGATTTGGGCATCAGCCATCGTTTTGATCAGTCTTTTCGTAACTTGAAAATTCTCTTCCAGCAGATCCATAAAAGCCAGGGGTACGATTGCATTCTTATCATCTTTCTGAGCTGTCTCAAACAAAGCTCCCAAGGAAGTAATTAAAGCTCCTATACCGGAACCCTGCATTAAGGAAGTATTCAAATTGGGAAGAGCCTGCTGCATCCAAATCCTATTTCCCCCCTTCCCTTCTATCTCTTGTCTCCAGTTAAATATGGAAATGATCTCCCTGTATAAAGATTGTTCCCGCTTCAAAAAAGACATTTGTTTATCGGTAATATTCGAAATGTCTGCGCCTCTTTCGTTGGCGAGCTCATTTAATGCCAAAAAGATCAGGTTCGTTTCGGTATCCGGAAACGTAAGAAGAGAGATACGGATCTGAAACATTCTATCCCCAAAATTACTCTCAATTTCAAAAGAGCTTCCTTTTAGGACGTGTAAAAATTTATCATCCTCGATTGGCAAAAAATCCGGACCAAATTCAGAATATTTTTTCCCCAAAAAATCCGCGTTCCCGGACCCATGATGAAAAGAAGGTAATCGAAAGTATACACATCTCAGGTCGGGATCAAAGACCGCAAACTCTTCCTTCGGAAAAGAGGAAGACCAGACATCGAAGATCGGTATTAGCTTCGACCTAAGAAAAATTTCTGAAGATATATAATCCGGATTGGAAGTATTGGAAACCGACATCGATGGTCCTCTCTACGTTATAGGACGATTTGTTCCGCGAAAAGCCTTCCTTTCCCTGAAATATTAGCTTACTTAAGTTACGAATTATCGCAACTCTTCTTAAATTTCGACAAATACTTGCCGAATGAATTTTAGATTGAAAGACAGTGTATTCATTGAAAAGTGTTCCTTCCTAAAAGGAGCCCTAGGATAAATATCTATTTTTAGTACAAATGTTAGAAACTACCGACTTAATCCATTATTTAAAAGCGGCCACGATCGCTCAGTTAGGATTTTTGATCCTGAACTTCCTCATCAGGGTAAAACTAAGCACTCGTAGTATTCTAGGAAGTTTATTCACTTCCTCGTTGATCGCTTATTTTATTTGTCCTTGGTTGGACCATTCTACGAATACGTTTATTCTAATCCTGGTACATACCGGATGTTTTTCGGTTTCTATCTTCTTTTATCTGTTCGTAACAAGCCTTTTCGAAGACGGGTTCAAATTAAAAACCTGGCATGCGGTATTATTCCTTTCCCTGAATATATTCTGTTTTTATGTTTTTCTTGCCTCGGATATAAGAAGCCAAAACACCATTTTTGCCAAAGTGTTGTTCAGCATGCCCCAGGTATTTTACCTTGGACTCATTTTACTCACCTTAGGAAAAGTTTTAAAAGATAAGAATATCGATTTGCTGGAATCCAGAAGAGAATTCAGGGTAATCTTCTCCTGGGTAACCGGGATCTATAGTATGTCCGTCGTACTGATGGAAGTGATCACCAAAGATTCCGGATATTCCCTCCAATTAGATCTGATCAACTCCTCTTTCATTTTTATATTGGTATTTTTCATTTCCTTTCGGATATTCCAGTTTAGAGACAACGTTTTTCCGACGGAAGAAATACAAACGGAAGAAGTTTCCGATGAACCTTTAGACGAAACCCTATTGCAAAAATTGGATTCTCTCTTAAAGGTCCAAAAAGTGTTTCTGCAGGAAAACCTGACCATTTCCGTCTTGGCCAAACAGTTAAACGTTCCGGAGAAGAAGGTCCGTAGGTTGATCAATAAAGGACTAGGATATCGGAACTTCAACGAATTCCTAAATCAATTCAGGATACAGGAAGCAAAGTTTATACTTTCAGATCCGAGTAAAAACGATTTTCAAGTGCTTAGGATCGCAATGGATCTAGGCTACGGATCCCTTGCACCATTCAACCGAGCATTCAAAGAAATTGTAGGAATGACCCCTAGCGATTTTAGAAAACAAAAAAACCAGGTAAAATAACCGATCGAATCCGGAATCGATCAGATATTGTCCGGAATCCATCGGATACAATTCCGGAAAAATGTTTTAATGATCCATCAAATCCTACACAGGAGCAAAGGATCAAATATGTGCTTTCACAAACAATTATTTCAATACATGATGGATTTGGTTCCCCAAATCCCAATCATATTCCTAATAGATTTTGTAAGATACGTTCTATTCGCCGGCTTGGCGTTTTTGGTCTTCTACATTTGGAAACATCCGTTCCAACATAGGAAGATACAAGAGAAGAATGCAAAGCCGTCTCAGTTTAGAAAAGAATTCTTATATTCTGTTTCTTCAGTACTTGTATACACCTCCGTGACTTTGATCGTATTTCTATTTAGAAAATACGGATACTTTAAATTTTACGGACGTATAGAAGATCATGGTTGGGGATATCTTATTTTAAGTATGATATTAATTTTCGTGATCCAGGACTTTTACTTCTATTGGACACATAGATTAATGCATACTCGATGGCTCTATAAGAGAGTGCACAAGATACACCATGACTCCGTAACACCTTCTCCTTGGACGGCCTATTCTTTCAGTCCTTGGGAAGCATTGATCCATTCTCTTATTATGCCCATCGTTGCCATGTCATTCCCGATCCATCCTCTGGCTTTGATGATCTTTATGACCTTCCAAATCATACGTAATGTCCTAGGTCATAGCGGTTACGAAATTTTTCCAAGCTGGATGGGTACGAATAAGGTTTTAAAATTGGTGAATTCGAATACGAACCATGATATGCACCACCAAAGTTTCCGATACAACTTTGGACTTTATACTACAGTTTGGGATTATCTATTCGGAACAGTTCATCCGGAATACGAAAAAACTTTTGCGGAGATAACCAACAGAAAACCGGAACGAAGAGAATTGCAGGAGAGTATCTAACCGAATACAAACGACTGGAAATCGATCCGCCCCGAACCGGGTGCGGATCCTAACCCAATCTATACGATTTCAGGCAATGTATATAAAGGAGAAAAACCTCCGCCAGGAGTCCTAAAATTCGTAGTCTGTCCTTGATACAACCGACTAGCTAAAAGTAGAATCTCGTCGTTATAGATATATGCCCTTATATCCATCTTTAATTCTCTTTCTTCTCCGGTGACGGATGTGACCCGAACGGATGGAGGAATAAATTCCTGGCTTATGTATTCCCCATTTATGATTTCCGAAAACTTTCCTTTTGTAAGTTTCCCTCCATAATAAGCGGCCTTACCGCCAAAACCTTCTTTAGGTTTAAAAAATATATGCTTTCGTTTTTCCCAAAGTTCTTGCGCATTCCCTAAGTTTACAATTTTCGTATCAGGAACGGATGATTTTAGGATTTCCGAATCCTTCTTATCAAACCCCGCTTTTATTAGAAAATCGTTATCCGAAAGAACATGAAGGTTCGTCTTTCGTGCGAATAAGTCGTAATCGACCGGACTCGGAGTAAGGATTACTTTTTCATTTTTCCACGCTTGGAAAATTTTAGAATTCGAAACATCGGATAAATGAAAATCAGTCAATCTATTGTAAATCAGATCGATCTTCTTTCCCTCGAAGTGAAGTTCTTCTCCTATAAGTTCGATCTGCTCCGGGCCGAGGATCTCCGATTGGATACCTTTGGATCTGAATAAGTCTCTAAATAACAAGAACTCCGGATATAAAAACTGATCGGATGGATTTTCGTCCACAATAGCGATAAAGCCCGGCCTTCCCGTTCTTCCATTGGAAGTCCATTCGTCCATGAATATGGAAAAAAATTTTTCCTCCAAAGTTTGGAGAGCTTCCGCATTCTGCAAGGCGATATCCACAACCTTACAACATCCGATCTGGGCTTCCAAAAGTTTTAACTGTAAATAAGCCCCACCTGCGTTCGTGTTGATCTCGATGAGCTTAGGACCTTCCTTTGTCTGATGAAAATCCAAACTAAGAAAGACCCCTCCGGAAATATCCTTTGTTCTTTCGATCGGATCGTAATCCGACAAAATGCGATCTCGTACTGCCGGTAAACGTAAGGCCTTCCGAATAGAAAATAAAATTTGGCGGATCTTCTCCTGATCCGAAATATTGATAAAAGAAGGTGTTTCGGAATAAAAATGTTCGATCCCCCGGGTCCTGATTTCAGGAACAGGGAATTTATACGCTTCTTCACTCAGGCGTTCTTTGTTCAAAGTAGAACAAGAACATTTTTCATTCAGTATTTCCGCTAAGTTAGTTTCCATTCGAAGATCCGCTCTTTATCCTTAGACATGATCCATTACGAAAAGAAGTTCTCTTGCGATCGTTTCAGATGTTTCTACGTATTTTTTTAGAACTTCGGACGTGCCGTCGAATTCCTTCGGATCCGAGTACGGGAGACTGATCCTTTTTCCTGCTCCAGGAACATAAGGACAAGCTTCATCTGCAGAAGAACAAACCATAACGGCTATAAATTTCTTCTTAGGATTCGCAGGATCCGAATAAAGTTTGGAGTATGCCGAGATAGGAAGAGCGTTATCTTTGTAAGAGACAAGGTATCTAGGATTATTTTCCGTCTCTTGTTCCTTTTCTATCCTGAAGCCGATCTTGGCAAGCGCTTGGACCGAGTTTGAATGAAAGGAAGTAACCTCAGTTCCTCCTGAATAGGACCGGATCCCGGAAAGTCCAAGATATTCCGCGCAGGCGAATGCAAACATTTGTGCAATTTGACTTCGACGGGAATTATGAGTACATACGAATATCATCTCGCAATAATTCTGATCTAATTTTAATCCTCTAATCTCGTTTGCAAACTGAAGCAATATTTCCTTTCTTTCTTCCGAAATAAATGAGTATTCGTTTTTTCTTTTGCTTAAAAAATCCTGGATCGGACTAAAAAGAGCGCTCATGCGGTCTTACCCTTTACATAAAATTTCTCTCTGAATATTTTCGCGATCTCCACTAAAAGAACGAGGACCGGAATTTCCACGAGCGGTCCAACAATCCCGACAAACGCCTGCCCGGAAGCGATACCAAAGGTCCCGATCGCAACAGCGATCGCTAATTCGAAATTATTTCCCGCAGCAGTAAAGGAAACCGCCACGTTCCTTGGATAATCCGCTTTTATTAAAAGTCCTAAAGCAAAACTCAGAAAGAACATTAAAAGAAAATAAACAAGCAAAGGAGCGGATATTTGAAGAACGTCCCAAGGGATATTTATAAGCGATTCCCCTTTTAGACTAAAAATGAAGACTATCGTCAAAAGTAAAAAGATCAGGGTTATGGGAGATATGGATGGTAATAATTTTTGAGTCGTCCATTCTTCTCCTTTGAGGCGTAAACTTGCGTTTCTAATTCCCAAACCCAGTAAAAACGGGATCCCTAAATAGATCAATACGCTGTATACAATATCCCAATAACTTATATGTATGGAAGAGTTCGTAAATCCGAAAGTCCCGGGAAGAACGCTTACAAAAAAATAAGCGATAACCCCGTAAAAAAGGAGCTGAAAGATACTGTTTAAAGCGACAAGCCCTGCAGCGACCTCACGATCACCGTCCGCAAGATCGTTCCATACTAAAACCATCGCAATACAACGCGCAATTCCGATCAGAATCAACCCTACCCGGTATTCCGGATTTTCCGGAAAGAAAAGGAATGCCAACCCGAACATCAGCAAGGGACCGATCACCCAATTTAAAAATAAAGAATATAGGA is from Leptospira sp. WS58.C1 and encodes:
- a CDS encoding chemotaxis protein CheW, producing the protein MRAMQINANQYLTFRLGQDEFGVEILKVREILEFREPTRVPRTSKFISGVINLRGNVVSVMDLAKLFQSRDIEPTKRTCIIILEIPNDDNKVIAGILVDSVNEVATIPPESVDPVPAFGANIKTDFIRGIGKLENRVIILLNPAMMLDFNEVISLYEKTEEEIENLAAAGS
- a CDS encoding CheR family methyltransferase gives rise to the protein MNANFTLSQSEFVSFATLIFKYTGIRMGEKKKNLIASRLSKRVRARNCNSYGEYLNIIRDDLNKEERNIFISLITTHVTHFFREPAHYNFLESILENRNNSPTRIWSAAASTGEEAYSAGLIMQDKLGTDNWSILGTDICNDSIEKARNGFYPLQGSEQIPEHYLKRYCLKGKEEFTGYFTFAKEIRSRIRFEVANLTTLDKLPGSFKPNIVFLRNVMIYFETKEKQMIIDMIESILSPGAILIIGHSESLTGIRSNFKLIRTSVYQKI
- a CDS encoding protein-glutamate methylesterase/protein-glutamine glutaminase, whose protein sequence is MSGRYSVMIVDDSAVVRQNLTTILTKDPNVSEIFTASDPIFALQKMQNYWPDVIVLDIEMPRMDGISFLKKIMAERPTPIVICSSLTQEGAAVTMEAFSSGAVDIISKPKLNVGGFLEESAETFLRIVQAASQSRISKLAISNTSKPLLTKNPIDHKLSADTTWKLVAIGTSTGGTNALETILTELPPLSPPIAIVQHMPEKFTAQFAKRLNSICQVGVKEAEQGDEIPPGRAVIAPGNRHMTIRMSGARFYVDLKDGPPINRHRPSVDVLFRSVSQQVGKNSVGIIMTGMGDDGARGLLEMKRSGAHTVAQDESSSVVFGMPKEAIELGAAEAILPLRRMASEILSKAGHSGSRF
- a CDS encoding ATP-binding protein; its protein translation is MFQIRISLLTFPDTETNLIFLALNELANERGADISNITDKQMSFLKREQSLYREIISIFNWRQEIEGKGGNRIWMQQALPNLNTSLMQGSGIGALITSLGALFETAQKDDKNAIVPLAFMDLLEENFQVTKRLIKTMADAQIVFEENYLNTEELSLAEILNLVDEQVDYMHDMLQIKKQNVVMSVLKNLESQKVVICKEALKTIVREILINGMKYSPDGAEIIVLYLRTDNNFIMKFINPPNYKEIENLDCKNSEEIALFQPFFRLKKAVDERYTKEEFGIGLGLPVVRKLAEDMNARVYFTVTKSNIYEKEEREVCISLQFPMIVQR
- a CDS encoding helix-turn-helix domain-containing protein, encoding MLETTDLIHYLKAATIAQLGFLILNFLIRVKLSTRSILGSLFTSSLIAYFICPWLDHSTNTFILILVHTGCFSVSIFFYLFVTSLFEDGFKLKTWHAVLFLSLNIFCFYVFLASDIRSQNTIFAKVLFSMPQVFYLGLILLTLGKVLKDKNIDLLESRREFRVIFSWVTGIYSMSVVLMEVITKDSGYSLQLDLINSSFIFILVFFISFRIFQFRDNVFPTEEIQTEEVSDEPLDETLLQKLDSLLKVQKVFLQENLTISVLAKQLNVPEKKVRRLINKGLGYRNFNEFLNQFRIQEAKFILSDPSKNDFQVLRIAMDLGYGSLAPFNRAFKEIVGMTPSDFRKQKNQVK
- a CDS encoding sterol desaturase family protein, coding for MIHQILHRSKGSNMCFHKQLFQYMMDLVPQIPIIFLIDFVRYVLFAGLAFLVFYIWKHPFQHRKIQEKNAKPSQFRKEFLYSVSSVLVYTSVTLIVFLFRKYGYFKFYGRIEDHGWGYLILSMILIFVIQDFYFYWTHRLMHTRWLYKRVHKIHHDSVTPSPWTAYSFSPWEALIHSLIMPIVAMSFPIHPLALMIFMTFQIIRNVLGHSGYEIFPSWMGTNKVLKLVNSNTNHDMHHQSFRYNFGLYTTVWDYLFGTVHPEYEKTFAEITNRKPERRELQESI
- a CDS encoding circularly permuted ATPgrasp domain protein — protein: METNLAEILNEKCSCSTLNKERLSEEAYKFPVPEIRTRGIEHFYSETPSFINISDQEKIRQILFSIRKALRLPAVRDRILSDYDPIERTKDISGGVFLSLDFHQTKEGPKLIEINTNAGGAYLQLKLLEAQIGCCKVVDIALQNAEALQTLEEKFFSIFMDEWTSNGRTGRPGFIAIVDENPSDQFLYPEFLLFRDLFRSKGIQSEILGPEQIELIGEELHFEGKKIDLIYNRLTDFHLSDVSNSKIFQAWKNEKVILTPSPVDYDLFARKTNLHVLSDNDFLIKAGFDKKDSEILKSSVPDTKIVNLGNAQELWEKRKHIFFKPKEGFGGKAAYYGGKLTKGKFSEIINGEYISQEFIPPSVRVTSVTGEERELKMDIRAYIYNDEILLLASRLYQGQTTNFRTPGGGFSPLYTLPEIV
- the arsB gene encoding ACR3 family arsenite efflux transporter; the encoded protein is MSSNLVSEKKLSFIDKFLTIWIFIAMGIGISLSIWFPGFVVWIRSSDFGGTNVPIAIGLIFMMVPPLAKVNFARIPKAFGRIDLILYSLFLNWVIGPLLMFGLAFLFFPENPEYRVGLILIGIARCIAMVLVWNDLADGDREVAAGLVALNSIFQLLFYGVIAYFFVSVLPGTFGFTNSSIHISYWDIVYSVLIYLGIPFLLGLGIRNASLRLKGEEWTTQKLLPSISPITLIFLLLTIVFIFSLKGESLINIPWDVLQISAPLLVYFLLMFFLSFALGLLIKADYPRNVAVSFTAAGNNFELAIAVAIGTFGIASGQAFVGIVGPLVEIPVLVLLVEIAKIFREKFYVKGKTA